The following coding sequences lie in one Tichowtungia aerotolerans genomic window:
- a CDS encoding glycosyl hydrolase family 28-related protein translates to MKRILYKPTVFLGTLCWPLAGLVAFVFTLSAPEPPPIEVSVADYGAVAGDELSDQDAFAAALRTVVACGRGTVLVPPGTYDFDARKTIDLLDASVTLVGSGKGVTVLRCRNSTGIWWFPNSGNGSQLSISDLTFMPGASGSSGTAIQINNPSLTSNTNICSLYMERVGFESEERLVDFFHRHIYTTYLMNPVFIDVFITSFGMTDVSESGFRINYGSGAYFENCYSKGNDLGWTLTNYKGCVVLNRCNPVGNDTGIQVAALADEECTVDVLGAHVNTVDTNIEIYRADRVYIENAASYTSTTNAFTDFYLDDCTDVDIVGCEFHQPYTAIRTMVHLAGTTRDVLLKQNIFNGKTADPNGNSLITDVLIEAGVSNVTQQDNLSPLTHQW, encoded by the coding sequence ATGAAACGCATTCTGTACAAACCAACAGTTTTTCTCGGCACGCTCTGCTGGCCTCTTGCCGGGCTGGTTGCGTTTGTCTTTACGCTTTCTGCGCCCGAGCCGCCGCCGATTGAAGTGAGTGTGGCGGATTACGGCGCGGTTGCCGGCGATGAGCTGAGCGATCAGGACGCGTTTGCTGCGGCTCTGAGGACAGTCGTTGCCTGTGGGCGCGGAACCGTGCTGGTTCCGCCGGGAACGTACGACTTCGATGCGCGCAAGACCATCGATTTGCTGGATGCATCCGTAACGCTGGTTGGCAGCGGGAAGGGCGTGACGGTTCTGCGCTGTCGCAATTCGACCGGCATCTGGTGGTTTCCAAACTCAGGAAACGGCAGTCAGCTCTCCATTTCTGATCTCACCTTTATGCCGGGTGCGTCCGGAAGTTCCGGCACGGCCATCCAGATCAATAATCCGTCGCTGACATCGAACACCAATATCTGCAGCCTGTATATGGAACGGGTCGGGTTTGAGTCCGAAGAGCGCCTTGTGGACTTTTTTCATCGCCACATCTATACCACTTATCTGATGAATCCGGTGTTTATTGATGTATTTATCACATCGTTCGGAATGACGGACGTCAGCGAATCCGGTTTCCGGATCAATTACGGCAGCGGAGCGTATTTCGAAAACTGCTATTCAAAAGGAAACGATCTCGGCTGGACGCTGACCAACTACAAAGGCTGCGTTGTTTTAAACCGCTGCAATCCGGTCGGGAATGACACCGGCATTCAGGTGGCAGCGCTGGCGGATGAAGAGTGCACGGTGGATGTGCTGGGTGCGCATGTAAACACCGTAGACACCAATATAGAAATCTATCGTGCCGATCGCGTGTACATTGAAAACGCCGCGTCCTACACCAGCACAACGAATGCATTCACCGATTTCTATCTGGATGATTGCACCGATGTCGATATTGTCGGCTGCGAGTTTCATCAGCCCTATACCGCCATTCGCACCATGGTACATCTGGCCGGAACAACCCGTGACGTACTGTTGAAACAGAATATCTTTAACGGCAAGACCGCGGATCCAAACGGAAACAGCCTGATCACCGATGTGCTGATCGAAGCGGGAGTCAGCAACGTGACACAGCAGGACAATCTGAGCCCGTTGACTCACCAGTGGTAG
- a CDS encoding glycosyl hydrolase family 28-related protein: MTLKSVLPVLFAVICLSARADFLSLNVTDYGATPVGGDDDAAAFQAAFDDLYAAGGGKLFIPAGSYCFNSRVEITGNNTSGARKITVQGEEGVRLFGNNSNGVFRFTYNTRHQQVNISDLSIIALIDDAGTAIEITSPPGGAQDKRVVTIENVSVRGQIEDSQYFNRGLVVTGLYRPLIKNCSISRSTVPDMSNTSSNFLPEVGIDVSDCYAPVIQGCTVKGAYTAYRYSTTDGSSPEDGAVMESVADYCRIGIMFHQNNDGVEPTFWVTDCDIQARDIGVWVKGRRICHITDNHLRQLSISHPVYDVQFDRVHLGFVLRNVFHGALTSARKNVVIDEMGSTIIIKENTLSGPSAEALQINAAAENILTQ, encoded by the coding sequence ATGACGTTAAAATCTGTGCTTCCGGTGCTGTTCGCGGTCATCTGTCTGTCCGCTCGTGCAGATTTTCTGTCGCTCAATGTAACGGATTACGGTGCTACTCCGGTCGGCGGTGATGATGATGCGGCGGCCTTTCAGGCCGCTTTTGATGATCTCTATGCGGCCGGCGGCGGGAAACTGTTTATTCCTGCCGGAAGCTATTGCTTTAATTCCCGGGTTGAAATCACAGGGAACAATACCTCCGGTGCCCGTAAAATCACCGTGCAGGGCGAGGAGGGCGTGCGACTTTTTGGCAACAACAGTAACGGGGTATTTCGATTCACCTATAATACCCGTCACCAGCAGGTGAACATTTCGGATCTTTCCATCATCGCTCTGATTGATGATGCCGGCACGGCGATTGAAATCACTTCGCCGCCCGGCGGCGCTCAGGACAAGCGGGTGGTGACCATCGAAAACGTATCGGTTCGCGGTCAGATCGAGGACTCGCAGTATTTCAACCGCGGCCTGGTGGTCACCGGCCTCTATCGTCCTTTGATCAAAAACTGTTCAATTTCCCGGTCGACGGTTCCGGATATGAGCAATACCTCATCCAACTTCCTGCCGGAGGTCGGTATAGACGTCAGCGACTGTTATGCTCCGGTTATTCAGGGTTGCACGGTAAAGGGCGCGTATACCGCATACCGTTATTCAACAACAGACGGGTCCTCTCCGGAGGACGGGGCGGTGATGGAAAGCGTCGCCGACTATTGCCGGATCGGGATTATGTTTCATCAGAATAATGACGGGGTGGAGCCGACGTTCTGGGTAACGGACTGCGACATCCAAGCTCGCGATATCGGCGTGTGGGTGAAAGGGCGCCGCATCTGTCATATCACCGATAACCACTTGCGGCAGCTGTCGATATCGCATCCTGTTTATGACGTTCAGTTCGATCGTGTTCACCTGGGCTTTGTGCTGCGAAATGTGTTCCATGGGGCTCTGACTTCCGCCCGAAAAAATGTGGTGATCGATGAGATGGGCTCAACCATCATCATTAAAGAGAACACTCTTTCGGGGCCCTCTGCAGAAGCATTGCAGATTAATGCGGCGGCAGAAAATATTCTGACTCAATAA